A DNA window from Coffea arabica cultivar ET-39 chromosome 6c, Coffea Arabica ET-39 HiFi, whole genome shotgun sequence contains the following coding sequences:
- the LOC113691802 gene encoding endoribonuclease Dicer homolog 2-like isoform X1 has translation MVVEDNVEALKQCDQAYEEEQKHYVPWELVGRPGNDSEILYHCYLIALEPGFSCDTMPHDILLATRSRLEFDDETLTFELDVDRGNLKIRMKYVRHIKLTSEEVLLCQKFQVTLLRLLLDHNQNKLQEALSGLNQNSQRDVFDYLLIPSTGLHENPSIDWTCVSSVLFPQENISDKHMDCCSNRVQGRYVHTVNGLICSCTLQNSLVVTPHDGIMYCTTGILDDLNSNSLLKRKRKWHGITLRFVGEPFLSGQLLFTVQNYLLGCRNQKTKGSRNAPVDLPPELCEVIMSPISSASILSFSYAPSIMHRIESFLIAGNLKRMLVDHCTQNDMIPRIKVVEAITTKNCQENLNLTPLATLGDSFLKYAVSQQLFKRHQNHNIGLLTEDRKKIISNKALCKLGCHKKIPGFIRIDRFDPKTWIIPGDNSRTYTLEKEQLSPSRTIYDRKKRMIEMKTVADVIEALIGVFLCSTSEIAALAFMEWLGIEVDSIYVPYIRPLPANPGEVVDLRFFETLLNQYSFHDASLLVEALTHGSYKRPENPRCYKRLEFLGDAVLDYLITMHLHNEHPNLSSRLLTDLRSASVNNDCYARAAIKAGLHQHILLHDSQHLKPRILAIVKNFKQSSQDSTSGWESEPVIKILADIIESLAGAIYVDSGYDKEVVFQSIKPLLEPLVTPETLKLQPGRELKELCEKENFVKKEEDGKLEVNANGAIYVCGLTAANKKTAEKIASMRILEMLKKNYDAGGSHIQPRLSCDIRQVR, from the exons atgGTAGTTGAGGACAATGTAGAGGCTCTAAAGCAGT GTGATCAAGCATATGAGGAGGAACAGAAGCACTATGTCCCTTGGGAATTGGTTGGTCGTCCTGGGAATGATTCTGAGATATTATATCACTGCTACCTgattgctcttgagcctggttTTAGTTGTGATACCATGCCCCACGATATTTTGCTTGCTACAAGATCTAGGCTTGAATTTGATGATGAGACAttgacttttgagttagatgTTGACAGAGGCAACTTAAAGATACGAATGAAATATGTTAGACATATTAAACTAACGTCTGAAGAG GTTCTTCTTTGCCAGAAGTTTCAAGTTACACTTTTAAGGCTACTCCTTGATCACAATCAGAATAAGCTGCAGGAAGCATTGAGTGGATTAAATCAAAACAGTCAACGTGACGTCTTTGATTATCTTCTGATTCCATCTACAGGCCTGCATGAAAATCCATCAATTGATTGGACGTGTGTTAGTTCTGTTCTATTTCCTCAGGAAAACATTTCAGATAAGCATATGGATTGTTGTTCTAACAGAGTTCAAGGTCGCTACGTGCACACAGTCAATGGATTGATCTGCAGCTGCACATTGCAGAATTCTTTGGTAGTGACTCCTCATGATGGTATCATGTATTGCACTACTGgcattttggatgatttgaacAGCAATTCATTGCTAAAGCGGAAAAGAAAATG GCATGGGATCACATTGCGCTTCGTGGGAGAACCATTTCTTAGTGGACAGCTTCTGTTTACGGTGCAGAACTATCTTCTGGGATGTAggaatcaaaagacaaaag GCTCAAGAAATGCACCAGTTGATTTGCCTCCAGAACTTTGTGAAGTGATCATGTCTCCTATATCCAGTGCCTCAATTCTCTCCTTCTCATATGCTCCATCTATCATGCACCGGATAGAGTCCTTCTTAATAGCTGGCAACTTGAAAAGAATGCTCGTGGACCACTGCACGCAAAATGATATGATTCCGAGGATCAAG GTCGTGGAAGCAATTACGACTAAAAATTGTCAAGAGAATTTGAATTTGACACCATTGGCAACCCTTGGAGACTCCTTTTTGAAATATGCTGTGAGTCAACAACTATTCAAGAGACATCAAAATCACAACATAGGTCTTCTTACGGAGGACAGGAAAAAAATCATCTCCAACAAAGCACTATGCAAGCTAGGATGCCATAAGAAGATACCg GGCTTTATCCGCATTGATCGTTTTGATCCTAAAACATGGATCATACCTGGTGATAACTCTAGAACCTACACACTGGAGAAAGAGCAGCTTTCACCTAGCAGAACTATTTATGACAGGAAGAAGAGGATGATTGAAATGAAGACCGTTGCTGATGTAATTGAGGCCCTCATTGGTGTATTCCTTTGCTCTACCAGTGAAATAGCAGCCTTAGCGTTTATGGAGTGGCTCGGTATTGAAGTTGACTCTATTTATGTGCCTTACATAAGGCCACTCCCTGCAAATCCAGGGGAGGTGGTCGATCTCAGATTTTTCGAGACGCTATTGAATCAATACTCATTCCATGATGCTTCTCTCCTTGTTGAAGCACTTACTCATGGTTCATACAAGCGACCTGAGAACCCCAGATGCTATAAG CGTCTAGAATTTCTTGGGGATGCGGTGCTGGATTATCTCATCACCATGCACCTCCATAATGAGCATCCCAATTTGTCTTCTCGATTATTAACAGATTTAAGGTCAGCTTCTGTGAACAATGACTGCTATGCACGAGCTGCAATTAAAGCTGGACTTCATCAGCACATTCTACTACACGATTCACAACACCTGAAGCCGCGCATTCTCGCTATTGTTAAAAATTTTAAGCAATCATCACAAGACTCGACTTCTGGGTGGGAGTCAGAGCCGGTAATCAAG ATTCTTGCAGATATTATAGAATCTCTTGCCGGGGCTATATACGTTGATTCTGGATATGACAAAGAGGTTGTATTTCAAAGCATAAAGCCACTTCTTGAGCCTCTGGTTACCCCTGAGACACTAAAGCTACAACCTGGGAGGGAACTGAAGGAATTGTGTGAGAAGGAGAAC
- the LOC113691802 gene encoding endoribonuclease Dicer homolog 2-like isoform X2 — MPHDILLATRSRLEFDDETLTFELDVDRGNLKIRMKYVRHIKLTSEEVLLCQKFQVTLLRLLLDHNQNKLQEALSGLNQNSQRDVFDYLLIPSTGLHENPSIDWTCVSSVLFPQENISDKHMDCCSNRVQGRYVHTVNGLICSCTLQNSLVVTPHDGIMYCTTGILDDLNSNSLLKRKRKWHGITLRFVGEPFLSGQLLFTVQNYLLGCRNQKTKGSRNAPVDLPPELCEVIMSPISSASILSFSYAPSIMHRIESFLIAGNLKRMLVDHCTQNDMIPRIKVVEAITTKNCQENLNLTPLATLGDSFLKYAVSQQLFKRHQNHNIGLLTEDRKKIISNKALCKLGCHKKIPGFIRIDRFDPKTWIIPGDNSRTYTLEKEQLSPSRTIYDRKKRMIEMKTVADVIEALIGVFLCSTSEIAALAFMEWLGIEVDSIYVPYIRPLPANPGEVVDLRFFETLLNQYSFHDASLLVEALTHGSYKRPENPRCYKRLEFLGDAVLDYLITMHLHNEHPNLSSRLLTDLRSASVNNDCYARAAIKAGLHQHILLHDSQHLKPRILAIVKNFKQSSQDSTSGWESEPVIKILADIIESLAGAIYVDSGYDKEVVFQSIKPLLEPLVTPETLKLQPGRELKELCEKENFVKKEEDGKLEVNANGAIYVCGLTAANKKTAEKIASMRILEMLKKNYDAGGSHIQPRLSCDIRQVR, encoded by the exons ATGCCCCACGATATTTTGCTTGCTACAAGATCTAGGCTTGAATTTGATGATGAGACAttgacttttgagttagatgTTGACAGAGGCAACTTAAAGATACGAATGAAATATGTTAGACATATTAAACTAACGTCTGAAGAG GTTCTTCTTTGCCAGAAGTTTCAAGTTACACTTTTAAGGCTACTCCTTGATCACAATCAGAATAAGCTGCAGGAAGCATTGAGTGGATTAAATCAAAACAGTCAACGTGACGTCTTTGATTATCTTCTGATTCCATCTACAGGCCTGCATGAAAATCCATCAATTGATTGGACGTGTGTTAGTTCTGTTCTATTTCCTCAGGAAAACATTTCAGATAAGCATATGGATTGTTGTTCTAACAGAGTTCAAGGTCGCTACGTGCACACAGTCAATGGATTGATCTGCAGCTGCACATTGCAGAATTCTTTGGTAGTGACTCCTCATGATGGTATCATGTATTGCACTACTGgcattttggatgatttgaacAGCAATTCATTGCTAAAGCGGAAAAGAAAATG GCATGGGATCACATTGCGCTTCGTGGGAGAACCATTTCTTAGTGGACAGCTTCTGTTTACGGTGCAGAACTATCTTCTGGGATGTAggaatcaaaagacaaaag GCTCAAGAAATGCACCAGTTGATTTGCCTCCAGAACTTTGTGAAGTGATCATGTCTCCTATATCCAGTGCCTCAATTCTCTCCTTCTCATATGCTCCATCTATCATGCACCGGATAGAGTCCTTCTTAATAGCTGGCAACTTGAAAAGAATGCTCGTGGACCACTGCACGCAAAATGATATGATTCCGAGGATCAAG GTCGTGGAAGCAATTACGACTAAAAATTGTCAAGAGAATTTGAATTTGACACCATTGGCAACCCTTGGAGACTCCTTTTTGAAATATGCTGTGAGTCAACAACTATTCAAGAGACATCAAAATCACAACATAGGTCTTCTTACGGAGGACAGGAAAAAAATCATCTCCAACAAAGCACTATGCAAGCTAGGATGCCATAAGAAGATACCg GGCTTTATCCGCATTGATCGTTTTGATCCTAAAACATGGATCATACCTGGTGATAACTCTAGAACCTACACACTGGAGAAAGAGCAGCTTTCACCTAGCAGAACTATTTATGACAGGAAGAAGAGGATGATTGAAATGAAGACCGTTGCTGATGTAATTGAGGCCCTCATTGGTGTATTCCTTTGCTCTACCAGTGAAATAGCAGCCTTAGCGTTTATGGAGTGGCTCGGTATTGAAGTTGACTCTATTTATGTGCCTTACATAAGGCCACTCCCTGCAAATCCAGGGGAGGTGGTCGATCTCAGATTTTTCGAGACGCTATTGAATCAATACTCATTCCATGATGCTTCTCTCCTTGTTGAAGCACTTACTCATGGTTCATACAAGCGACCTGAGAACCCCAGATGCTATAAG CGTCTAGAATTTCTTGGGGATGCGGTGCTGGATTATCTCATCACCATGCACCTCCATAATGAGCATCCCAATTTGTCTTCTCGATTATTAACAGATTTAAGGTCAGCTTCTGTGAACAATGACTGCTATGCACGAGCTGCAATTAAAGCTGGACTTCATCAGCACATTCTACTACACGATTCACAACACCTGAAGCCGCGCATTCTCGCTATTGTTAAAAATTTTAAGCAATCATCACAAGACTCGACTTCTGGGTGGGAGTCAGAGCCGGTAATCAAG ATTCTTGCAGATATTATAGAATCTCTTGCCGGGGCTATATACGTTGATTCTGGATATGACAAAGAGGTTGTATTTCAAAGCATAAAGCCACTTCTTGAGCCTCTGGTTACCCCTGAGACACTAAAGCTACAACCTGGGAGGGAACTGAAGGAATTGTGTGAGAAGGAGAAC